The following proteins are co-located in the Amphiprion ocellaris isolate individual 3 ecotype Okinawa chromosome 7, ASM2253959v1, whole genome shotgun sequence genome:
- the six5 gene encoding homeobox protein SIX5, whose translation MASLSLESAEQSENSPEEPTATEAKDENDPLQVSEQLLQSFQKSALSFSTDQVSCLCEALLQAGNVDRLWRFLSTIPPSSELLRGNETLLKAQALVAFHREEFKELYAILESHDFHPSNHGFLQDLYLKARYKEAERSRGRSLGAVDKYRLRKKFPLPKTIWDGEETVYCFKEKSRNALKECYKSNRYPTPDEKKNLAKVTGLSLTQVSNWFKNRRQRDRTPSGTHSKSESDGNHSTEDEASPMDDTPDKPEETSGSTASIISVSAVPCSTGGQLILNGSSGFLTASQPLLLNGNSLISSAGAGVIINGLSLGDCQAVTLSPVPTNSSLILNGAQVITKPGISVQQPQQAVSVAEQGVSAMEAKPNSLPAVVLSTNTTPVSNPSSVISLPLQIKTERGKAMDFISVPETESSSQTVSSSSSSLSPSSPTLSSPTSLPSLVLTQNSQHQEPLTLPASISGANVSLPSQQEEYVVGATAGSQLNPSISVISSSNSTPQVISLPQVVPSIQGKAVSHLVQQSSGAQVSQCPQLVPVSPLTSPTPQFQSLQTLNPGNRLAQQQQDASTTMSECATTIVSISQLNSSQLPQPMLQQLGEQTTNSTPSKIQTPQVISIASPTQVVPVPQAKGSTPTQLVPLSMPQLVPVCSIQTSSTMSFPQVVPASPSLSIPSAGVPLQILTSPTAGGAAQGPVRINQLRPIPTVGSPTSVAPAMQLLNSGIIQLPSAPPGNLLLGGSPYLSVQQGKLILTIPAGIQLTSLPLKPVPDASPISANGASPILNPSTPPVTSQSLTTSGSTPSGLTSSPLNFINSSPPYCPPETAIATNQTPAVPSPHTLDHLVTPTTLNTLTPESMLTLSPMYSGVTPNVQLSQPAWSPVPLSTSGSLTLFDVRSKGDLPVDPALLGLPGGESLLLGSPSPEQDVEASSPLGNPEEMDGDSKILTQLQSVPVDDELGL comes from the exons ATGGCTTCCTTGTCTTTGGAGTCTGCAGAACAATCTGAGAACAGCCCAGAGGAGCCAACGGCCACGGAGGCCAAAGACGAGAACGATCCGCTCCAAGTTTCGGAACAATTACTCCAAAGTTTCCAGAAGTCGGCGCTGAGTTTTTCCACTGACCAAGTATCATGTCTGTGCGAGGCCCTTCTGCAGGCGGGCAATGTGGATCGCCTGTGGAGATTTCTATCCACCATACCTCCTTCGTCCGAGCTGCTACGTGGCAACGAGACTCTGCTAAAGGCCCAGGCACTGGTGGCTTTCCACCGGGAGGAATTCAAAGAGCTGTACGCCATCCTGGAGAGCCACGACTTCCACCCGTCTAACCATGGGTTCCTGCAGGACCTGTACCTCAAAGCCCGCTACAAGGAGGCGGAGAGGTCCCGGGGCCGCAGCCTGGGCGCAGTGGACAAGTACCGGCTCAGGAAGAAGTTCCCCCTGCCCAAGACCATCTGGGACGGAGAGGAGACAGTGTACTGCTTCAAGGAAAAGTCCCGCAATGCCTTGAAGGAGTGCTACAAGAGCAACAGGTACCCGACTCCGGACGAGAAGAAGAACCTGGCCAAAGTCACCGGACTGTCGCTCACACAAGTCAGCAACTGGTTCAAGAACCgcaggcagagagacagaacCCCGTCCGGAACCCACAGCAAAAG CGAGTCTGATGGGAACCACAGCACTGAGGATGAGGCGAGTCCGATGGATGACACCCCCGACAAACCAGAGGAAACTTCTGGCTCCACAGCTTCCATCATCTCTGTCTCTGCAGTCCCTTGTAGCACAGGAGGCCAGCTCATCCTCAACGGGTCCAGCGGTTTCCTCACAGCCTCTCAGCCGTTACTACTCAATGGAAACTCCCTCATCTCCAGTGCTGGTGCTGGCGTCATAATTAACGGGCTAAGCTTGGGCGATTGCCAGGCAGTCACACTGAGTCCCGTTCCAACCAACTCTTCTTTAATACTGAATGGGGCTCAAGTAATAACCAAACCTGGTATCAGTGTGCAACAGCCGCAGCAAGCAGTTTCTGTGGCAGAGCAAGGAGTGTCAGCCATGGAGGCCAAGCCAAACAGTCTTCCAGCAGTTGTTCTTAGCACTAACACCACACCAGTCTCAAACCCTTCATCTGTCATTTCTCTTCCTCTGCAAATCAAGACAGAAAGAGGCAAGGCAATGGATTTCATCAGTGTCCCTGAAACAGAAAGTAGCAGCCAGACAgtatcctcctcttcttcatctttatcGCCATCCTCACCAACTCTGTCCTCCCCAACCAGTCTCCCTTCACTAGTCTTAACACAAAACTCCCAACACCAGGAGCCTCTCACTCTCCCAGCCTCTATCTCTGGTGCTAATGTGTCTCTTCCCAGCCAGCAAGAGGAGTATGTTGTCGGTGCCACTGCTGGCTCCCAACTAAACCCTTCTATCTCTGTGATTTCCTCCAGCAACTCCACCCCTCAGGTCATCTCTCTGCCCCAAGTTGTGCCTTCCATCCAGGGAAAAGCAGTATCCCATCTGGTCCAGCAGTCTTCAGGAGCTCAGGTCTCCCAGTGCCCTCAGTTGGTCCCAGTATCCCCCCTCACTTCCCCAACTCCTCAGTTTCAGAGCCTGCAGACTCTGAACCCAGGCAACAGACTagcacaacagcagcaggatgcttcAACAACTATGTCTGAATGTGCCACAACCATAGTTTCCATCTCACAGCTTAACAGCAGTCAGCTCCCACAGCCGATGCTGCAACAACTCGGGGAGCAAACCACAAACTCTACACCCAGCAAAATCCAAACCCCACAGGTTATTTCCATCGCTTCTCCAACACAAGTAGTTCCAGTCCCCCAGGCCAAAGGCAGTACACCGACACAGTTAGTCCCACTGTCCATGCCTCAGCTGGTCCCAGTCTGCTCCATCCAAACATCCTCCACTATGTCTTTCCCCCAAGTGGTACCTGCCAGCCCATCTCTCTCCATCCCCTCTGCTGGAGTGCCCTTACAGATCCTGACTTCTCCtactgctggaggagctgcacAGGGTCCTGTCAGGATAAACCAGCTGAGGCCCATTCCGACTGTGGGTTCCCCAACCAGTGTGGCCCCTGCGATGCAGCTCCTAAACTCTGGAATCATTCAGCTACCTTCTGCTCCTCCAG GTAACCTCCTCCTTGGTGGAAGCCCCTACCTGAGTGTCCAGCAAGGCAAGCTGATTCTGACCATCCCAGCAGGCATTCAGCTCACCAGTTTGCCCCTGAAACCAGTCCCAGATGCTTCACCCATCTCTGCAAACGGAGCCAGTCCCATTCTCAACCCCTCTACCCCTCCTGTGACCTCCCAGTCTTTAACCACCTCAGGTTCAACCCCAAGTGGCCTCACGTCGTCCCCCCTAAACTTCATCAACTCGTCTCCACCCTATTGTCCTCCAGAGACTGCGATCGCAACTAACCAGACGCCTGCCGTCCCGTCCCCTCATACGCTGGACCATTTAGTCACCCCCACAACACTGAACACTCTCACTCCAGAAAGCATGCTCACCCTCAGTCCCATGTACAGTGGAGTGACACCCAATGTCCAGTTGTCCCAGCCAGCGTGGAGCCCGGTGCCCCTCTCCACTTCAGGCAGTTTAACTCTGTTTGATGTCCGCAGCAAGGGGGACCTACCCGTAGATCCGGCTTTGTTAGGCCTACCTGGAGGAGAGTCGCTGCTTCTGGGAAGCCCCTCGCCAGAGCAGGATGTGGAAGCAAGCTCACCACTGGGGAATCCAGAGGAGATGGATGGAGACTCCAAGATCCTAactcagctgcagtctgtccCTGTGGATGATGAGCTGGGCTTGTAG
- the LOC111580582 gene encoding kelch-like protein 7 isoform X1, with the protein MTGTASSEKMSSSTKMDNRSAIKEYRQLTGIMGVMNDLRKEGALCDVTLVVQGKPFPAHRVVLAAASHFFRVMFTTRMMESVSSEVELRSADPDAVELLLEYIYTSQISVNSSIVESLLDAANQYQIDPVKKMCAEFLQGQIDATNCLGILSLAEYMYCPELKAAAEDFVQLHLTEVYKLDEFLQLDVTQLTRMLHQGKITVSSEAQIYDAAMRWLKYDVYNRQQYVVEVLRCVRFPLISKTFLSKTVQAEPLIQDHPECLKMILSGMSYHLLSVRDRGDRGTNTRHRVQKLEYRIAVFGETQRRFCHFFNPKDSSFTKICGNFNMPNTAMAVFWDNVVYFLGGLQTSSMKCYNVLKNNWCSKAGPSTPRRNLSACAASGKIYASGGSGTAVSVLDLFECYDMQTESWQVQTRMLTARLDHGSVEANGLIYVCGGMVGTMLSVRILNNCEVYDPETHQWKELCGMREARMNHGLVVVNNRIYAVGGQGTQGGLVSVEYYNIATNEWCAASPMPWRGVRVKCVALGSVIYVLTGRGQLGEPLPNVMEYHTVTDRWVMCSKVPSFLHDDCLICVVSI; encoded by the exons ATGACAGGGACAGCCTCTTCAGAGAAGATGTCAAGCTCCACGAAGATGGACAATAGGAGTGCCATCAAAGAGTACAGGCAGTTGACCGGCATCATGGGTGTCATGAACGACCTGAGAAAAGAG ggTGCGCTCTGTGATGTTACCCTGGTGGTTCAGGGGAAACCCTTTCCTGCCCACAGAGTAGTGCTAGCTGCTGCCAGCCACTTCTTCAGGGTCATGTTCACCA CCAGAATGATGGAGTCTGTGTCCAGTGAGGTGGAGCTCAGGAGTGCTGATCCTGATGCTGTTGAGTTGTTGCTTGAATACATTTACACGTCACA AATCTCAGTGAACAGCAGTATTGTTGAGTCATTGCTGGATGCAGCCAACCAGTACCAGATTGATCCTGTAAAGAAGATGTGTGCAGAGTTTCTTCAGGGACAGATTGATGCAACAAACTGCCTCG GTATTTTATCCCTTGCAGAGTATATGTACTGTCCAGAGctgaaggcagcagcagaggactTTGTCCAGCTCCACCTCACTGAAGTCTATAAACTTGATGAATTCCTGCAACTGGACGTTACACAGCTCACACGCATGCTGCACCAGGGCAAAATCACAGTCAGTTCTGAGGCCCAG ATTTATGATGCTGCTATGCGCTGGCTGAAGTACGACGTGTACAACAGACAACAGTATGTGGTGGAGGTGTTGCGGTGCGTTCGCTTTCCTCTGATCTCCAAAACCTTCCTCTCCAAGACTGTGCAGGCTGAgcctctcatccaggaccaCCCAGAGTGCCTCAAGATGATCCTCA GTGGGATGAGCTACCACCTGCTGTCTGTGAGGGACCGCGGTGACCGGGGCACGAACACCCGACACCGAGTCCAAAAGCTTGAATATCGCATCGCTGTATTTGGAGAGACTCAGCGTCGATTCTGTCACTTTTTCAACCCCAAG GACTCCAGCTTTACAAAAATTTGTGGCAACTTCAACATGCCCAACACTGCCATGGCTGTCTTCTGGGACAACGTCGTGTATTTTTTGGGTGGTTTACAGACGTCATCCATGAAATGCTACAATGTTCTGAAAAACAACTGGTGCTCCAAGGCTGGTCCATCCACACCTCGGAGAAACCTGTCTGCCTGCGCTGCCAGTGGCAAGATCTACGCATCCGGGGGATCAGGAACAG CTGTCTCAGTCCTGGACCTTTTTGAATGCTACGACATGCAGACAGAGTCATGGCAGGTCCAAACCCGCATGCTGACGGCTCGCCTCGACCACGGTTCAGTGGAGGCCAACGGGCTCATTTATGTTTGTGGAGGAATGGTGGGCACCATGCTCTCTGTTAGGATCCTCAACAACTGTGAGGTCTATGATCctgaaacacatca ATGGAAGGAGTTGTGTGGGATGAGAGAAGCCAGGATGAACCACGGGTTGGTGGTTGTTAACAACAGGATCTATGCTGTTGGAGGCCAGGGAACACAGG gTGGACTGGTTTCAGTGGAGTACTACAACATTGCTACTAATGAGTGGTGTGCTGCCTCGCCGATGCCATGGAGAGGTGTAAGAGTGAAGTGTGTGGCGTTAGGGAGTGTCATCTATGTGCTGACAGGCAGGGGGCAGTTGGGGGAGCCACTCCCAAATGTAATGGAGTACCACACTGTAACAGACAG GTGGGTGATGTGCAGCAAGGTGCCATCGTTTCTCCACGATGACTGCCTGATCTGTGTGGTCAGCATATGA
- the LOC111580582 gene encoding kelch-like protein 7 isoform X2 — MSSSTKMDNRSAIKEYRQLTGIMGVMNDLRKEGALCDVTLVVQGKPFPAHRVVLAAASHFFRVMFTTRMMESVSSEVELRSADPDAVELLLEYIYTSQISVNSSIVESLLDAANQYQIDPVKKMCAEFLQGQIDATNCLGILSLAEYMYCPELKAAAEDFVQLHLTEVYKLDEFLQLDVTQLTRMLHQGKITVSSEAQIYDAAMRWLKYDVYNRQQYVVEVLRCVRFPLISKTFLSKTVQAEPLIQDHPECLKMILKTSTAFVQGGMSYHLLSVRDRGDRGTNTRHRVQKLEYRIAVFGETQRRFCHFFNPKDSSFTKICGNFNMPNTAMAVFWDNVVYFLGGLQTSSMKCYNVLKNNWCSKAGPSTPRRNLSACAASGKIYASGGSGTAVSVLDLFECYDMQTESWQVQTRMLTARLDHGSVEANGLIYVCGGMVGTMLSVRILNNCEVYDPETHQWKELCGMREARMNHGLVVVNNRIYAVGGQGTQGGLVSVEYYNIATNEWCAASPMPWRGVRVKCVALGSVIYVLTGRGQLGEPLPNVMEYHTVTDRWVMCSKVPSFLHDDCLICVVSI, encoded by the exons ATGTCAAGCTCCACGAAGATGGACAATAGGAGTGCCATCAAAGAGTACAGGCAGTTGACCGGCATCATGGGTGTCATGAACGACCTGAGAAAAGAG ggTGCGCTCTGTGATGTTACCCTGGTGGTTCAGGGGAAACCCTTTCCTGCCCACAGAGTAGTGCTAGCTGCTGCCAGCCACTTCTTCAGGGTCATGTTCACCA CCAGAATGATGGAGTCTGTGTCCAGTGAGGTGGAGCTCAGGAGTGCTGATCCTGATGCTGTTGAGTTGTTGCTTGAATACATTTACACGTCACA AATCTCAGTGAACAGCAGTATTGTTGAGTCATTGCTGGATGCAGCCAACCAGTACCAGATTGATCCTGTAAAGAAGATGTGTGCAGAGTTTCTTCAGGGACAGATTGATGCAACAAACTGCCTCG GTATTTTATCCCTTGCAGAGTATATGTACTGTCCAGAGctgaaggcagcagcagaggactTTGTCCAGCTCCACCTCACTGAAGTCTATAAACTTGATGAATTCCTGCAACTGGACGTTACACAGCTCACACGCATGCTGCACCAGGGCAAAATCACAGTCAGTTCTGAGGCCCAG ATTTATGATGCTGCTATGCGCTGGCTGAAGTACGACGTGTACAACAGACAACAGTATGTGGTGGAGGTGTTGCGGTGCGTTCGCTTTCCTCTGATCTCCAAAACCTTCCTCTCCAAGACTGTGCAGGCTGAgcctctcatccaggaccaCCCAGAGTGCCTCAAGATGATCCTCA aaacatccactgcttttgtccaAGGTGGGATGAGCTACCACCTGCTGTCTGTGAGGGACCGCGGTGACCGGGGCACGAACACCCGACACCGAGTCCAAAAGCTTGAATATCGCATCGCTGTATTTGGAGAGACTCAGCGTCGATTCTGTCACTTTTTCAACCCCAAG GACTCCAGCTTTACAAAAATTTGTGGCAACTTCAACATGCCCAACACTGCCATGGCTGTCTTCTGGGACAACGTCGTGTATTTTTTGGGTGGTTTACAGACGTCATCCATGAAATGCTACAATGTTCTGAAAAACAACTGGTGCTCCAAGGCTGGTCCATCCACACCTCGGAGAAACCTGTCTGCCTGCGCTGCCAGTGGCAAGATCTACGCATCCGGGGGATCAGGAACAG CTGTCTCAGTCCTGGACCTTTTTGAATGCTACGACATGCAGACAGAGTCATGGCAGGTCCAAACCCGCATGCTGACGGCTCGCCTCGACCACGGTTCAGTGGAGGCCAACGGGCTCATTTATGTTTGTGGAGGAATGGTGGGCACCATGCTCTCTGTTAGGATCCTCAACAACTGTGAGGTCTATGATCctgaaacacatca ATGGAAGGAGTTGTGTGGGATGAGAGAAGCCAGGATGAACCACGGGTTGGTGGTTGTTAACAACAGGATCTATGCTGTTGGAGGCCAGGGAACACAGG gTGGACTGGTTTCAGTGGAGTACTACAACATTGCTACTAATGAGTGGTGTGCTGCCTCGCCGATGCCATGGAGAGGTGTAAGAGTGAAGTGTGTGGCGTTAGGGAGTGTCATCTATGTGCTGACAGGCAGGGGGCAGTTGGGGGAGCCACTCCCAAATGTAATGGAGTACCACACTGTAACAGACAG GTGGGTGATGTGCAGCAAGGTGCCATCGTTTCTCCACGATGACTGCCTGATCTGTGTGGTCAGCATATGA
- the LOC111580582 gene encoding kelch-like protein 7 isoform X3, giving the protein MSSSTKMDNRSAIKEYRQLTGIMGVMNDLRKEGALCDVTLVVQGKPFPAHRVVLAAASHFFRVMFTTRMMESVSSEVELRSADPDAVELLLEYIYTSQISVNSSIVESLLDAANQYQIDPVKKMCAEFLQGQIDATNCLGILSLAEYMYCPELKAAAEDFVQLHLTEVYKLDEFLQLDVTQLTRMLHQGKITVSSEAQIYDAAMRWLKYDVYNRQQYVVEVLRCVRFPLISKTFLSKTVQAEPLIQDHPECLKMILKTSTAFVQGGMSYHLLSVRDRGDRGTNTRHRVQKLEYRIAVFGETQRRFCHFFNPKTSSMKCYNVLKNNWCSKAGPSTPRRNLSACAASGKIYASGGSGTAVSVLDLFECYDMQTESWQVQTRMLTARLDHGSVEANGLIYVCGGMVGTMLSVRILNNCEVYDPETHQWKELCGMREARMNHGLVVVNNRIYAVGGQGTQGGLVSVEYYNIATNEWCAASPMPWRGVRVKCVALGSVIYVLTGRGQLGEPLPNVMEYHTVTDRWVMCSKVPSFLHDDCLICVVSI; this is encoded by the exons ATGTCAAGCTCCACGAAGATGGACAATAGGAGTGCCATCAAAGAGTACAGGCAGTTGACCGGCATCATGGGTGTCATGAACGACCTGAGAAAAGAG ggTGCGCTCTGTGATGTTACCCTGGTGGTTCAGGGGAAACCCTTTCCTGCCCACAGAGTAGTGCTAGCTGCTGCCAGCCACTTCTTCAGGGTCATGTTCACCA CCAGAATGATGGAGTCTGTGTCCAGTGAGGTGGAGCTCAGGAGTGCTGATCCTGATGCTGTTGAGTTGTTGCTTGAATACATTTACACGTCACA AATCTCAGTGAACAGCAGTATTGTTGAGTCATTGCTGGATGCAGCCAACCAGTACCAGATTGATCCTGTAAAGAAGATGTGTGCAGAGTTTCTTCAGGGACAGATTGATGCAACAAACTGCCTCG GTATTTTATCCCTTGCAGAGTATATGTACTGTCCAGAGctgaaggcagcagcagaggactTTGTCCAGCTCCACCTCACTGAAGTCTATAAACTTGATGAATTCCTGCAACTGGACGTTACACAGCTCACACGCATGCTGCACCAGGGCAAAATCACAGTCAGTTCTGAGGCCCAG ATTTATGATGCTGCTATGCGCTGGCTGAAGTACGACGTGTACAACAGACAACAGTATGTGGTGGAGGTGTTGCGGTGCGTTCGCTTTCCTCTGATCTCCAAAACCTTCCTCTCCAAGACTGTGCAGGCTGAgcctctcatccaggaccaCCCAGAGTGCCTCAAGATGATCCTCA aaacatccactgcttttgtccaAGGTGGGATGAGCTACCACCTGCTGTCTGTGAGGGACCGCGGTGACCGGGGCACGAACACCCGACACCGAGTCCAAAAGCTTGAATATCGCATCGCTGTATTTGGAGAGACTCAGCGTCGATTCTGTCACTTTTTCAACCCCAAG ACGTCATCCATGAAATGCTACAATGTTCTGAAAAACAACTGGTGCTCCAAGGCTGGTCCATCCACACCTCGGAGAAACCTGTCTGCCTGCGCTGCCAGTGGCAAGATCTACGCATCCGGGGGATCAGGAACAG CTGTCTCAGTCCTGGACCTTTTTGAATGCTACGACATGCAGACAGAGTCATGGCAGGTCCAAACCCGCATGCTGACGGCTCGCCTCGACCACGGTTCAGTGGAGGCCAACGGGCTCATTTATGTTTGTGGAGGAATGGTGGGCACCATGCTCTCTGTTAGGATCCTCAACAACTGTGAGGTCTATGATCctgaaacacatca ATGGAAGGAGTTGTGTGGGATGAGAGAAGCCAGGATGAACCACGGGTTGGTGGTTGTTAACAACAGGATCTATGCTGTTGGAGGCCAGGGAACACAGG gTGGACTGGTTTCAGTGGAGTACTACAACATTGCTACTAATGAGTGGTGTGCTGCCTCGCCGATGCCATGGAGAGGTGTAAGAGTGAAGTGTGTGGCGTTAGGGAGTGTCATCTATGTGCTGACAGGCAGGGGGCAGTTGGGGGAGCCACTCCCAAATGTAATGGAGTACCACACTGTAACAGACAG GTGGGTGATGTGCAGCAAGGTGCCATCGTTTCTCCACGATGACTGCCTGATCTGTGTGGTCAGCATATGA
- the LOC111580582 gene encoding kelch-like protein 7 isoform X4, whose protein sequence is MYCPYCVCARISVNSSIVESLLDAANQYQIDPVKKMCAEFLQGQIDATNCLGILSLAEYMYCPELKAAAEDFVQLHLTEVYKLDEFLQLDVTQLTRMLHQGKITVSSEAQIYDAAMRWLKYDVYNRQQYVVEVLRCVRFPLISKTFLSKTVQAEPLIQDHPECLKMILKTSTAFVQGGMSYHLLSVRDRGDRGTNTRHRVQKLEYRIAVFGETQRRFCHFFNPKDSSFTKICGNFNMPNTAMAVFWDNVVYFLGGLQTSSMKCYNVLKNNWCSKAGPSTPRRNLSACAASGKIYASGGSGTAVSVLDLFECYDMQTESWQVQTRMLTARLDHGSVEANGLIYVCGGMVGTMLSVRILNNCEVYDPETHQWKELCGMREARMNHGLVVVNNRIYAVGGQGTQGGLVSVEYYNIATNEWCAASPMPWRGVRVKCVALGSVIYVLTGRGQLGEPLPNVMEYHTVTDRWVMCSKVPSFLHDDCLICVVSI, encoded by the exons ATGTACTGTCCatactgtgtgtgtgccagAATCTCAGTGAACAGCAGTATTGTTGAGTCATTGCTGGATGCAGCCAACCAGTACCAGATTGATCCTGTAAAGAAGATGTGTGCAGAGTTTCTTCAGGGACAGATTGATGCAACAAACTGCCTCG GTATTTTATCCCTTGCAGAGTATATGTACTGTCCAGAGctgaaggcagcagcagaggactTTGTCCAGCTCCACCTCACTGAAGTCTATAAACTTGATGAATTCCTGCAACTGGACGTTACACAGCTCACACGCATGCTGCACCAGGGCAAAATCACAGTCAGTTCTGAGGCCCAG ATTTATGATGCTGCTATGCGCTGGCTGAAGTACGACGTGTACAACAGACAACAGTATGTGGTGGAGGTGTTGCGGTGCGTTCGCTTTCCTCTGATCTCCAAAACCTTCCTCTCCAAGACTGTGCAGGCTGAgcctctcatccaggaccaCCCAGAGTGCCTCAAGATGATCCTCA aaacatccactgcttttgtccaAGGTGGGATGAGCTACCACCTGCTGTCTGTGAGGGACCGCGGTGACCGGGGCACGAACACCCGACACCGAGTCCAAAAGCTTGAATATCGCATCGCTGTATTTGGAGAGACTCAGCGTCGATTCTGTCACTTTTTCAACCCCAAG GACTCCAGCTTTACAAAAATTTGTGGCAACTTCAACATGCCCAACACTGCCATGGCTGTCTTCTGGGACAACGTCGTGTATTTTTTGGGTGGTTTACAGACGTCATCCATGAAATGCTACAATGTTCTGAAAAACAACTGGTGCTCCAAGGCTGGTCCATCCACACCTCGGAGAAACCTGTCTGCCTGCGCTGCCAGTGGCAAGATCTACGCATCCGGGGGATCAGGAACAG CTGTCTCAGTCCTGGACCTTTTTGAATGCTACGACATGCAGACAGAGTCATGGCAGGTCCAAACCCGCATGCTGACGGCTCGCCTCGACCACGGTTCAGTGGAGGCCAACGGGCTCATTTATGTTTGTGGAGGAATGGTGGGCACCATGCTCTCTGTTAGGATCCTCAACAACTGTGAGGTCTATGATCctgaaacacatca ATGGAAGGAGTTGTGTGGGATGAGAGAAGCCAGGATGAACCACGGGTTGGTGGTTGTTAACAACAGGATCTATGCTGTTGGAGGCCAGGGAACACAGG gTGGACTGGTTTCAGTGGAGTACTACAACATTGCTACTAATGAGTGGTGTGCTGCCTCGCCGATGCCATGGAGAGGTGTAAGAGTGAAGTGTGTGGCGTTAGGGAGTGTCATCTATGTGCTGACAGGCAGGGGGCAGTTGGGGGAGCCACTCCCAAATGTAATGGAGTACCACACTGTAACAGACAG GTGGGTGATGTGCAGCAAGGTGCCATCGTTTCTCCACGATGACTGCCTGATCTGTGTGGTCAGCATATGA